One genomic region from Eublepharis macularius isolate TG4126 chromosome 18, MPM_Emac_v1.0, whole genome shotgun sequence encodes:
- the ZYX gene encoding LOW QUALITY PROTEIN: zyxin (The sequence of the model RefSeq protein was modified relative to this genomic sequence to represent the inferred CDS: deleted 1 base in 1 codon), whose translation MASSGAPGTRMTSTVSINISTPSFYSPQKKFAPVVAPKPKVNPFKAGGAVPGNALEQTLPPPAGACAQMGKVGEIPTATASSLAEDLPLPPPPPPGEDMVVSSNSAFPPPPPPFMEPFPPPPEDVFPSPPPPIVVEEHASLSGLPAPQGQVRGKVSSIDLEMDSLSSMLDDMEKNDPFKPRLSPGCLVTAGCGSQSSSESVAPPKDVPAPVSFPSNAASSPSVNYLSKPSGEACPAPPPPWVTSKQRRDLLPAAPLPAPPPAPPAPAAPKGPPPPAAPAPRFVPKPVPSVSSGFSRPAAPASPQPRLPAPPGAGPAPKPQPPTFTYAQQRERPLVQEKPCPTIQPPAPRDMRNPATFANTESDPPRGGPALTMKEVEELEMLTQKLMKDMDHPPLAEASTSEVCGLCSKALSRTQPAVRALDRLFHVECFTCFKCEKQLQGQQFYNVDEKPFCEECYAGTLEKCCVCKQTITDRMLRATGSSYHPQCFTCVVCHKPLEGASFIVDKANQPHCVDDYHRKYAPRCSVCTEPIMPEPGKDETVRVVALEKNFHMKCYRCEDCGKPLSIEADDNGCFPLDGHVLCRKCHTTRVKAAG comes from the exons ATGGCCTCCTCAGGGGCCCCAGGGACACGCATGACCTCCACGGTCAGCATCAACATCTCCACTCCAAGCTTCTATAGCCCCCAGAAGAAATTTGCACCGGTTGTTGCTCCCAAGCCCAAAGTGAACCCGTTTAAAGCTGGTGGTGCCGTGCCCGGAAATGCCTTGGAGCAGACATTGCCTCCACCAGCTGGGGCTTGTGCCCAGATGGGGAAGGTGGGTGAGATCCCAACAGCCACAGCATCTTCTCTTGCTGAAG ATCTCCCactgccgcca cccccccctcctggaGAAGATATGGTTGTCTCCTCAAACAGCGCTTTCCCTCCTCCGCCTCCCCCATTTATGGAGCcgtttcccccacctccagaaGATGTCTtcccgtctcctcctcctccaattgTGGTGGAAGAGCACGCATCTCTGAGTGGGCTGCCTGCCCCCCAG GGGCAGGTCCGCGGGAAGGTGAGCAGTATTGATTTGGAGATGGACTCTTTGTCCTCAATGCTGGATGACATGGAGAAGAACGATCCCTTCAAACCCCGG CTGTCTCCCGGGTGTTTGGTCACTGCCGGATGCGGATCGCAAAGTTCCTCGGAAAGCGTGGCTCCACCTAAAGACGTCCCTGCTCctgtttcttttccttccaaCGCTGCCTCCAGTCCCAGTGTCAATTACCTGTCCAAACCGTCAGGAGAAGCATGTCCAGCTCCTCCTCCACCCTGGGTGACTTCGAAGCAGCGCAGAGACTTGCTGCCAGCAGCGCCGCTCCCTGCTCCGCCACCCGCTCCTCCTGCTCCAGCAGCCCCCAAGGGCCCTCCCCCCCCTGCCGCTCCTGCCCCCAGATTTGTCCCTAAGCCAGTTCCGAGCGTTTCTTCCGGGTTTTCCAGGCCAGCTGCTCCAGCCTCTCCTCAGCCTCGCTTGCCTGCTCCTCCCGGTGCTGGTCCAGCCCCGAAGCCACAGCCGCCCACTTTCACTTACGCACAACAACGGGAAAGGCCCCTGGTCCAGGAGAAGCCGTGCCCCACCATCCAGCCGCCTGCCCCACGAGACATG CGCAACCCAGCCACCTTTGCGAACACGGAGTCAGATCCTCCCAGGGGAGGTCCTGCTCTGACCATGAAGGAGGTAGAAGAGCTGGAGATGTTAACTCAGAAGCTCATGAAGGACATGGACCACCCTCCTCTTGCAGAGGCCTCCACTTCTG AGGTGTGTGGCCTGTGCAGTAAGGCCCTGTCACGGACACAGCCAGCTGTCCGTGCCCTGGACAGGCTGTTCCATGTGGAGTGTTTCACCTGTTTCAAGTGTGAGAAGCAGCTGCAGGGGCAGCAATTCTACAACGTGGACGAGAAGCCCTTCTGCGAGGAATGCTACGCA GGCACCCTGGAGAAGTGCTGTGTGTGCAAGCAGACCATTACGGATCGGATGCTGCGAGCCACGGGCAGTTCTTACCACCCTCAGTGTTTCACCTGCGTGGTGTGCCACAAACCCCTGGAGGGGGCCTCCTTCATCGTGGACAAAGCCAACCAGCCCCACTGTGTGGACGATTACCACAG AAAATACGCTCCGCGGTGTTCGGTGTGTACTGAGCCCATTATGCCAGAACCAGGGAAGGACGAGACTGTCCGAGTGGTGGCCCTGGAGAAGAACTTCCACATGAAGTGCTACAGATGTGAG